Proteins co-encoded in one Pithys albifrons albifrons isolate INPA30051 chromosome 14, PitAlb_v1, whole genome shotgun sequence genomic window:
- the NLGN3 gene encoding neuroligin-3 isoform X1, with protein MWLILWRSPLFPPVLQVPELVTSWDLRLTLWVLSFASMVVQMEGQVYSPTVNTHYGKLRGVRVPLPSEILGPVDQYLGVPYAAPPIGEKRFMPPEPPPSWSGIRNATHFSPVCPQNIHNAVPEIMLPIWFTSNLDIVATYIQDPNEDCLYLNIYIPTEDVKRISKECTRKPNKKICRKGGASAKKQGEDLADNDGDEDEDIRDSGAKPVMVYIHGGSYMEGTGNMIDGSILASYGNVIVITLNYRVGVLGFLSTGDQAAKGNYGLLDQIQALRWVSENIAFFGGDPLRITVFGSGIGASCVSLLTLSHHSEGLFQRAIIQSGSALSSWAVNYQPVKYTSMLADKVGCNVLDTVDMVDCLRQKSAKELVEQDIQPARYHVAFGPVIDGDVIPDDPEILMEQGEFLNYDIMLGVNQGEGLKFVEGVVDPEDGVSGSDFDYSVSNFVDNLYGYPEGKDTLRETIKFMYTDWADRDNPETRRKTLVALFTDHQWVEPSVVTADLHARYGSPTYFYAFYHHCQSLMKPAWSDAAHGDEVPYVFGIPMIGPTDLFPCNFSKNDVMLSAVVMTYWTNFAKTGDPNKPVPQDTKFIHTKANRFEEVAWSKYNPRDQLYLHIGLKPRVRDHYRATKVAFWKHLVPHLYNLHDMFHYTSTTTKVPPPDTTQNSHITRRPNSKVWTTKRPAISPAYNSENGKEKWSPEQEAGTLLESPRDYSTELSVTIAVGASLLFLNVLAFAALYYRKDKRRQDTHRQPSPQRGASNDIAHAPDEEMPSLQVSQGHHECEAVPSHDTLRLAALPDYTLTLRRSPDDIPLMTPNTITMIPNSLVGLQTLHPYNTFTAGFNSTGLPHSHSTTRV; from the exons ATGTGGCTGATACTCTGGAGAAGCCCTCTCTTCCCCCCTGTTCTCCAAGTGCCTGAGCTGGTCACCAGCTGGGACCTGCGTCTCACCCTCTGGGTCCTGAGCTTTGCCTCGATGGTTGTGCAGATGGAGGGCCAGGTCTACTCGCCAACTGTCAACACACACTATGGGAAGTTACGAGGAGTGCGTGTGCCATTGCCCAGTGAGATTCTGGGGCCTGTAGACCAGTACCTGGGAGTTCCTTATGCGGCCCCTCCCATTGGGGAGAAGAGATTCATGCCCCCTGAGCCACCACCATCCTGGTCAGGCATCAGGAATGCTACCCACTTCTCACCAGTCTGCCCCCAGAACATCCACAACGCCGTTCCTGAGATCATGCTGCCCATCTGGTTTACCTCCAATTTGGATATCGTGGCCACGTACATCCAGGACCCAAACGAGGACTGTCTGTACCTCAACATCTACATCCCAACGGAGGATG TAAAACGGATTTCCAAGGAATGCACCCGAAAGCCCAACAAGAAAATATGTAGGAAAGGAG GAGCCAGCGCTAAGAAACAGGGCGAGGACTTAGCGGATAATGACGGTGATGAAGACGAAG ACATCCGGGACAGCGGGGCCAAGCCGGTGATGGTGTATATCCACGGGGGCTCGTACATGGAGGGCACGGGGAACATGATAGACGGCAGCATCCTGGCCAGCTATGGGAACGTGATTGTCATCACCCTGAACTACCGCGTTGGAGTGCTCG GGTTCCTGAGCACAGGGGACCAGGCTGCCAAGGGCAATTACGGGCTGCTGGACCAGATCCAGGCACTGCGCTGGGTCAGCGAGAACATCGCCTTCTTTGGGGGAGATCCCTTGCGGATCACCGTCTTCGGCTCCGGCATCGGTGCCTCCTGTGTCAGCCTGCTCACCCTCTCCCACCACTCTGAAG GTCTCTTCCAGAGAGCCATCATCCAGAGTGGCTCCGCACTCTCCAGCTGGGCAGTGAACTACCAGCCCGTGAAGTACACCAGCATGCTGGCTGACAAGGTGGGCTGCAATGTGCTGGACACTGTGGACATGGTGGACTGCCTGCGGCAGAAGAGTGCCAAGGAGCTGGTAGAGCAGGACATCCAGCCGGCTCGCTACCACGTGGCCTTCGGGCCGGTCATTGATGGGGATGTGATCCCGGATGACCCAGAGATCCTGATGGAGCAGGGCGAGTTCCTCAACTATGATATCATGCTGGGGGTCAACCAGGGTGAGGGGCTTAAGTTTGTGGAGGGTGTGGTCGATCCCGAGGATGGCGTCTCAGGCAGCGACTTTGACTACTCAGTCTCCAACTTTGTAGACAACCTGTATGGATACCCCGAGGGAAAGGACACCTTGCGGGAGACCATCAAGTTCATGTACACAGACTGGGCTGACAGGGACAACCCTGAGACACGTCGCAAGACTCTGGTGGCCCTCTTCACTGACCACCAGTGGGTAGAGCCATCAGTGGTGACAGCTGACCTGCACGCCCGCTATGGCTCCCCCACCTACTTCTACGCCTTCTACCACCACTGCCAGAGCCTGATGAAACCTGCATGGTCCGACGCAGCCCACGGGGATGAGGTGCCTTACGTGTTTGGGATCCCCATGATTGGCCCCACAGACCTCTTTCCCTGCAACTTCTCCAAGAACGATGTCATGCTCAGCGCTGTGGTGATGACCTACTGGACCAACTTCGCCAAGACAGG GGACCCCAACAAGCCCGTGCCCCAGGACACCAAGTTCATCCACACCAAGGCCAACCGGTTTGAGGAGGTGGCCTGGTCCAAGTACAACCCCCGTGACCAGCTGTACCTGCACATCGGGCTGAAGCCACGGGTACGCGACCACTACCGGGCCACCAAGGTGGCTTTCTGGAAGCACCTGGTTCCCCACCTGTACAACCTGCATGATATGTTCCACTACacctccaccaccaccaaagTGCCACCACCTGACACCACACAGAACTCCCACATCACCCGCCGGCCCAATAGCAAGGTCTGGACCACCAAGCGCCCTGCCATCTCACCTGCCTACAACAGCGAGAATGGGAAGGAGAAGTGGAGCCCAGAGCAAGAGGCAGGCACCCTGCTTGAGAGCCCCCGTGACTACTCCACTGAACTGAGTGTCACCATTGCCGTGGGcgcctccctcctcttcctcaacGTGCTGGCCTTCGCCGCCCTCTACTACCGCAAGGACAAGCGCCGGCAGGACACACACCGGCAGCCCAGCCCCCAGCGTGGCGCCTCCAACGACATCGCCCATGCACCTGATGAGGAGATGCCCTCCTTGCAGGTGAGCCAGGGGCACCACGAGTGCGAAGCTGTGCCATCCCACGACACCCTGCGCCTGGCCGCTCTGCCCGACTACACCCTCACCTTGCGCCGCTCTCCGGACGACATCCCGCTTATGACCCCCAACACCATCACCATGATCCCCAACTCGCTGGTGGGGCTGCAGACCCTGCACCCCTACAACACCTTCACCGCCGGCTTCAACAGCACGGGGCTCCCGCACTCACACTCCACCACCAGGGTATAG
- the GJB1 gene encoding gap junction beta-1 protein: protein MNWAGLYTVLSGVNRHSTAIGRIWLSVIFIFRIMVLVVAAESVWGDEKSAFTCNTQQPGCNSVCYDHFFPISHIRLWALQLILVTTPALLVAMHVAYQQHQEKKLLVLTGHADAKHMEEVKKHKMRIAGSLWWTYMCSVVFRLLFEAVFMYIFYMLYPGYQMMRLVKCEAYPCPNTVDCFISRPTEKTIFTVFMLVTSSICIVLNMAELVYLVVRACARRSQHHSNPSSGKSSFYGHKHSSEYKQNEINQLLTEQDGSLKDMLRRNSGLQEKGDRCSAC, encoded by the coding sequence ATGAACTGGGCTGGGCTCTACACAGTGCTGAGTGGGGTGAACCGCCACTCCACCGCCATTGGCCGCATCTGGCTCTCTGTCATCTTCATCTTCCGGATAATGGTGCTGGTGGTGGCAGCTGAGAGTGTCTGGGGGGATGAGAAATCTGCCTTCACCTGCAACACGCAGCAGCCTGGCTGCAACAGCGTCTGCTATGACCACTTCTTCCCCATCTCCCACATCCGACTGTGGGCCCTGCAGCTCATCCTCGTCACCACACCAGCCCTGCTTGTAGCCATGCACGTGGCctaccagcagcaccaggagaagaagctgctggtgctgacGGGGCATGCGGATGCCAAGCACATGGAAGAGGTGAAGAAGCACAAGATGCGGATAGCGGGTTCGCTGTGGTGGACGTACATGTGCAGTGTGGTCTTCAGGCTGCTCTTTGAGGCTGTGTTCATGTACATCTTCTACATGCTCTACCCGGGCTACCAGATGATGCGGCTGGTCAAGTGTGAGGCTTACCCCTGTCCCAACACTGTTGACTGCTTCATCTCCCGGCCCACTGAGAAGACCATCTTCACTGTCTTCATGCTGGTCACCTCCAGCATCTGCATCGTCCTCAacatggcagagctggtgtACCTGGTGGTACGAGCCTGTGCCCGCCGAAGCCAGCACCACTCCAATCCCTCGTCAGGGAAGAGCTCCTTCTATGGGCACAAGCATTCCTCCGAGTACAAGCAGAATGAGATCAACCAGCTGCTGACAGAGCAGGATGGTTCCCTCAAGGACATGCTGCGCCGCAactctgggctgcaggagaaggGTGACCGCTGCTCTGCCTGTTAG
- the NLGN3 gene encoding neuroligin-3 isoform X3, with amino-acid sequence MWLILWRSPLFPPVLQVPELVTSWDLRLTLWVLSFASMVVQMEGQVYSPTVNTHYGKLRGVRVPLPSEILGPVDQYLGVPYAAPPIGEKRFMPPEPPPSWSGIRNATHFSPVCPQNIHNAVPEIMLPIWFTSNLDIVATYIQDPNEDCLYLNIYIPTEDDIRDSGAKPVMVYIHGGSYMEGTGNMIDGSILASYGNVIVITLNYRVGVLGFLSTGDQAAKGNYGLLDQIQALRWVSENIAFFGGDPLRITVFGSGIGASCVSLLTLSHHSEGLFQRAIIQSGSALSSWAVNYQPVKYTSMLADKVGCNVLDTVDMVDCLRQKSAKELVEQDIQPARYHVAFGPVIDGDVIPDDPEILMEQGEFLNYDIMLGVNQGEGLKFVEGVVDPEDGVSGSDFDYSVSNFVDNLYGYPEGKDTLRETIKFMYTDWADRDNPETRRKTLVALFTDHQWVEPSVVTADLHARYGSPTYFYAFYHHCQSLMKPAWSDAAHGDEVPYVFGIPMIGPTDLFPCNFSKNDVMLSAVVMTYWTNFAKTGDPNKPVPQDTKFIHTKANRFEEVAWSKYNPRDQLYLHIGLKPRVRDHYRATKVAFWKHLVPHLYNLHDMFHYTSTTTKVPPPDTTQNSHITRRPNSKVWTTKRPAISPAYNSENGKEKWSPEQEAGTLLESPRDYSTELSVTIAVGASLLFLNVLAFAALYYRKDKRRQDTHRQPSPQRGASNDIAHAPDEEMPSLQVSQGHHECEAVPSHDTLRLAALPDYTLTLRRSPDDIPLMTPNTITMIPNSLVGLQTLHPYNTFTAGFNSTGLPHSHSTTRV; translated from the exons ATGTGGCTGATACTCTGGAGAAGCCCTCTCTTCCCCCCTGTTCTCCAAGTGCCTGAGCTGGTCACCAGCTGGGACCTGCGTCTCACCCTCTGGGTCCTGAGCTTTGCCTCGATGGTTGTGCAGATGGAGGGCCAGGTCTACTCGCCAACTGTCAACACACACTATGGGAAGTTACGAGGAGTGCGTGTGCCATTGCCCAGTGAGATTCTGGGGCCTGTAGACCAGTACCTGGGAGTTCCTTATGCGGCCCCTCCCATTGGGGAGAAGAGATTCATGCCCCCTGAGCCACCACCATCCTGGTCAGGCATCAGGAATGCTACCCACTTCTCACCAGTCTGCCCCCAGAACATCCACAACGCCGTTCCTGAGATCATGCTGCCCATCTGGTTTACCTCCAATTTGGATATCGTGGCCACGTACATCCAGGACCCAAACGAGGACTGTCTGTACCTCAACATCTACATCCCAACGGAGGATG ACATCCGGGACAGCGGGGCCAAGCCGGTGATGGTGTATATCCACGGGGGCTCGTACATGGAGGGCACGGGGAACATGATAGACGGCAGCATCCTGGCCAGCTATGGGAACGTGATTGTCATCACCCTGAACTACCGCGTTGGAGTGCTCG GGTTCCTGAGCACAGGGGACCAGGCTGCCAAGGGCAATTACGGGCTGCTGGACCAGATCCAGGCACTGCGCTGGGTCAGCGAGAACATCGCCTTCTTTGGGGGAGATCCCTTGCGGATCACCGTCTTCGGCTCCGGCATCGGTGCCTCCTGTGTCAGCCTGCTCACCCTCTCCCACCACTCTGAAG GTCTCTTCCAGAGAGCCATCATCCAGAGTGGCTCCGCACTCTCCAGCTGGGCAGTGAACTACCAGCCCGTGAAGTACACCAGCATGCTGGCTGACAAGGTGGGCTGCAATGTGCTGGACACTGTGGACATGGTGGACTGCCTGCGGCAGAAGAGTGCCAAGGAGCTGGTAGAGCAGGACATCCAGCCGGCTCGCTACCACGTGGCCTTCGGGCCGGTCATTGATGGGGATGTGATCCCGGATGACCCAGAGATCCTGATGGAGCAGGGCGAGTTCCTCAACTATGATATCATGCTGGGGGTCAACCAGGGTGAGGGGCTTAAGTTTGTGGAGGGTGTGGTCGATCCCGAGGATGGCGTCTCAGGCAGCGACTTTGACTACTCAGTCTCCAACTTTGTAGACAACCTGTATGGATACCCCGAGGGAAAGGACACCTTGCGGGAGACCATCAAGTTCATGTACACAGACTGGGCTGACAGGGACAACCCTGAGACACGTCGCAAGACTCTGGTGGCCCTCTTCACTGACCACCAGTGGGTAGAGCCATCAGTGGTGACAGCTGACCTGCACGCCCGCTATGGCTCCCCCACCTACTTCTACGCCTTCTACCACCACTGCCAGAGCCTGATGAAACCTGCATGGTCCGACGCAGCCCACGGGGATGAGGTGCCTTACGTGTTTGGGATCCCCATGATTGGCCCCACAGACCTCTTTCCCTGCAACTTCTCCAAGAACGATGTCATGCTCAGCGCTGTGGTGATGACCTACTGGACCAACTTCGCCAAGACAGG GGACCCCAACAAGCCCGTGCCCCAGGACACCAAGTTCATCCACACCAAGGCCAACCGGTTTGAGGAGGTGGCCTGGTCCAAGTACAACCCCCGTGACCAGCTGTACCTGCACATCGGGCTGAAGCCACGGGTACGCGACCACTACCGGGCCACCAAGGTGGCTTTCTGGAAGCACCTGGTTCCCCACCTGTACAACCTGCATGATATGTTCCACTACacctccaccaccaccaaagTGCCACCACCTGACACCACACAGAACTCCCACATCACCCGCCGGCCCAATAGCAAGGTCTGGACCACCAAGCGCCCTGCCATCTCACCTGCCTACAACAGCGAGAATGGGAAGGAGAAGTGGAGCCCAGAGCAAGAGGCAGGCACCCTGCTTGAGAGCCCCCGTGACTACTCCACTGAACTGAGTGTCACCATTGCCGTGGGcgcctccctcctcttcctcaacGTGCTGGCCTTCGCCGCCCTCTACTACCGCAAGGACAAGCGCCGGCAGGACACACACCGGCAGCCCAGCCCCCAGCGTGGCGCCTCCAACGACATCGCCCATGCACCTGATGAGGAGATGCCCTCCTTGCAGGTGAGCCAGGGGCACCACGAGTGCGAAGCTGTGCCATCCCACGACACCCTGCGCCTGGCCGCTCTGCCCGACTACACCCTCACCTTGCGCCGCTCTCCGGACGACATCCCGCTTATGACCCCCAACACCATCACCATGATCCCCAACTCGCTGGTGGGGCTGCAGACCCTGCACCCCTACAACACCTTCACCGCCGGCTTCAACAGCACGGGGCTCCCGCACTCACACTCCACCACCAGGGTATAG
- the NLGN3 gene encoding neuroligin-3 isoform X4 produces the protein MVYIHGGSYMEGTGNMIDGSILASYGNVIVITLNYRVGVLGFLSTGDQAAKGNYGLLDQIQALRWVSENIAFFGGDPLRITVFGSGIGASCVSLLTLSHHSEGLFQRAIIQSGSALSSWAVNYQPVKYTSMLADKVGCNVLDTVDMVDCLRQKSAKELVEQDIQPARYHVAFGPVIDGDVIPDDPEILMEQGEFLNYDIMLGVNQGEGLKFVEGVVDPEDGVSGSDFDYSVSNFVDNLYGYPEGKDTLRETIKFMYTDWADRDNPETRRKTLVALFTDHQWVEPSVVTADLHARYGSPTYFYAFYHHCQSLMKPAWSDAAHGDEVPYVFGIPMIGPTDLFPCNFSKNDVMLSAVVMTYWTNFAKTGDPNKPVPQDTKFIHTKANRFEEVAWSKYNPRDQLYLHIGLKPRVRDHYRATKVAFWKHLVPHLYNLHDMFHYTSTTTKVPPPDTTQNSHITRRPNSKVWTTKRPAISPAYNSENGKEKWSPEQEAGTLLESPRDYSTELSVTIAVGASLLFLNVLAFAALYYRKDKRRQDTHRQPSPQRGASNDIAHAPDEEMPSLQVSQGHHECEAVPSHDTLRLAALPDYTLTLRRSPDDIPLMTPNTITMIPNSLVGLQTLHPYNTFTAGFNSTGLPHSHSTTRV, from the exons ATGGTGTATATCCACGGGGGCTCGTACATGGAGGGCACGGGGAACATGATAGACGGCAGCATCCTGGCCAGCTATGGGAACGTGATTGTCATCACCCTGAACTACCGCGTTGGAGTGCTCG GGTTCCTGAGCACAGGGGACCAGGCTGCCAAGGGCAATTACGGGCTGCTGGACCAGATCCAGGCACTGCGCTGGGTCAGCGAGAACATCGCCTTCTTTGGGGGAGATCCCTTGCGGATCACCGTCTTCGGCTCCGGCATCGGTGCCTCCTGTGTCAGCCTGCTCACCCTCTCCCACCACTCTGAAG GTCTCTTCCAGAGAGCCATCATCCAGAGTGGCTCCGCACTCTCCAGCTGGGCAGTGAACTACCAGCCCGTGAAGTACACCAGCATGCTGGCTGACAAGGTGGGCTGCAATGTGCTGGACACTGTGGACATGGTGGACTGCCTGCGGCAGAAGAGTGCCAAGGAGCTGGTAGAGCAGGACATCCAGCCGGCTCGCTACCACGTGGCCTTCGGGCCGGTCATTGATGGGGATGTGATCCCGGATGACCCAGAGATCCTGATGGAGCAGGGCGAGTTCCTCAACTATGATATCATGCTGGGGGTCAACCAGGGTGAGGGGCTTAAGTTTGTGGAGGGTGTGGTCGATCCCGAGGATGGCGTCTCAGGCAGCGACTTTGACTACTCAGTCTCCAACTTTGTAGACAACCTGTATGGATACCCCGAGGGAAAGGACACCTTGCGGGAGACCATCAAGTTCATGTACACAGACTGGGCTGACAGGGACAACCCTGAGACACGTCGCAAGACTCTGGTGGCCCTCTTCACTGACCACCAGTGGGTAGAGCCATCAGTGGTGACAGCTGACCTGCACGCCCGCTATGGCTCCCCCACCTACTTCTACGCCTTCTACCACCACTGCCAGAGCCTGATGAAACCTGCATGGTCCGACGCAGCCCACGGGGATGAGGTGCCTTACGTGTTTGGGATCCCCATGATTGGCCCCACAGACCTCTTTCCCTGCAACTTCTCCAAGAACGATGTCATGCTCAGCGCTGTGGTGATGACCTACTGGACCAACTTCGCCAAGACAGG GGACCCCAACAAGCCCGTGCCCCAGGACACCAAGTTCATCCACACCAAGGCCAACCGGTTTGAGGAGGTGGCCTGGTCCAAGTACAACCCCCGTGACCAGCTGTACCTGCACATCGGGCTGAAGCCACGGGTACGCGACCACTACCGGGCCACCAAGGTGGCTTTCTGGAAGCACCTGGTTCCCCACCTGTACAACCTGCATGATATGTTCCACTACacctccaccaccaccaaagTGCCACCACCTGACACCACACAGAACTCCCACATCACCCGCCGGCCCAATAGCAAGGTCTGGACCACCAAGCGCCCTGCCATCTCACCTGCCTACAACAGCGAGAATGGGAAGGAGAAGTGGAGCCCAGAGCAAGAGGCAGGCACCCTGCTTGAGAGCCCCCGTGACTACTCCACTGAACTGAGTGTCACCATTGCCGTGGGcgcctccctcctcttcctcaacGTGCTGGCCTTCGCCGCCCTCTACTACCGCAAGGACAAGCGCCGGCAGGACACACACCGGCAGCCCAGCCCCCAGCGTGGCGCCTCCAACGACATCGCCCATGCACCTGATGAGGAGATGCCCTCCTTGCAGGTGAGCCAGGGGCACCACGAGTGCGAAGCTGTGCCATCCCACGACACCCTGCGCCTGGCCGCTCTGCCCGACTACACCCTCACCTTGCGCCGCTCTCCGGACGACATCCCGCTTATGACCCCCAACACCATCACCATGATCCCCAACTCGCTGGTGGGGCTGCAGACCCTGCACCCCTACAACACCTTCACCGCCGGCTTCAACAGCACGGGGCTCCCGCACTCACACTCCACCACCAGGGTATAG
- the NLGN3 gene encoding neuroligin-3 isoform X2, with translation MWLILWRSPLFPPVLQVPELVTSWDLRLTLWVLSFASMVVQMEGQVYSPTVNTHYGKLRGVRVPLPSEILGPVDQYLGVPYAAPPIGEKRFMPPEPPPSWSGIRNATHFSPVCPQNIHNAVPEIMLPIWFTSNLDIVATYIQDPNEDCLYLNIYIPTEDGASAKKQGEDLADNDGDEDEDIRDSGAKPVMVYIHGGSYMEGTGNMIDGSILASYGNVIVITLNYRVGVLGFLSTGDQAAKGNYGLLDQIQALRWVSENIAFFGGDPLRITVFGSGIGASCVSLLTLSHHSEGLFQRAIIQSGSALSSWAVNYQPVKYTSMLADKVGCNVLDTVDMVDCLRQKSAKELVEQDIQPARYHVAFGPVIDGDVIPDDPEILMEQGEFLNYDIMLGVNQGEGLKFVEGVVDPEDGVSGSDFDYSVSNFVDNLYGYPEGKDTLRETIKFMYTDWADRDNPETRRKTLVALFTDHQWVEPSVVTADLHARYGSPTYFYAFYHHCQSLMKPAWSDAAHGDEVPYVFGIPMIGPTDLFPCNFSKNDVMLSAVVMTYWTNFAKTGDPNKPVPQDTKFIHTKANRFEEVAWSKYNPRDQLYLHIGLKPRVRDHYRATKVAFWKHLVPHLYNLHDMFHYTSTTTKVPPPDTTQNSHITRRPNSKVWTTKRPAISPAYNSENGKEKWSPEQEAGTLLESPRDYSTELSVTIAVGASLLFLNVLAFAALYYRKDKRRQDTHRQPSPQRGASNDIAHAPDEEMPSLQVSQGHHECEAVPSHDTLRLAALPDYTLTLRRSPDDIPLMTPNTITMIPNSLVGLQTLHPYNTFTAGFNSTGLPHSHSTTRV, from the exons ATGTGGCTGATACTCTGGAGAAGCCCTCTCTTCCCCCCTGTTCTCCAAGTGCCTGAGCTGGTCACCAGCTGGGACCTGCGTCTCACCCTCTGGGTCCTGAGCTTTGCCTCGATGGTTGTGCAGATGGAGGGCCAGGTCTACTCGCCAACTGTCAACACACACTATGGGAAGTTACGAGGAGTGCGTGTGCCATTGCCCAGTGAGATTCTGGGGCCTGTAGACCAGTACCTGGGAGTTCCTTATGCGGCCCCTCCCATTGGGGAGAAGAGATTCATGCCCCCTGAGCCACCACCATCCTGGTCAGGCATCAGGAATGCTACCCACTTCTCACCAGTCTGCCCCCAGAACATCCACAACGCCGTTCCTGAGATCATGCTGCCCATCTGGTTTACCTCCAATTTGGATATCGTGGCCACGTACATCCAGGACCCAAACGAGGACTGTCTGTACCTCAACATCTACATCCCAACGGAGGATG GAGCCAGCGCTAAGAAACAGGGCGAGGACTTAGCGGATAATGACGGTGATGAAGACGAAG ACATCCGGGACAGCGGGGCCAAGCCGGTGATGGTGTATATCCACGGGGGCTCGTACATGGAGGGCACGGGGAACATGATAGACGGCAGCATCCTGGCCAGCTATGGGAACGTGATTGTCATCACCCTGAACTACCGCGTTGGAGTGCTCG GGTTCCTGAGCACAGGGGACCAGGCTGCCAAGGGCAATTACGGGCTGCTGGACCAGATCCAGGCACTGCGCTGGGTCAGCGAGAACATCGCCTTCTTTGGGGGAGATCCCTTGCGGATCACCGTCTTCGGCTCCGGCATCGGTGCCTCCTGTGTCAGCCTGCTCACCCTCTCCCACCACTCTGAAG GTCTCTTCCAGAGAGCCATCATCCAGAGTGGCTCCGCACTCTCCAGCTGGGCAGTGAACTACCAGCCCGTGAAGTACACCAGCATGCTGGCTGACAAGGTGGGCTGCAATGTGCTGGACACTGTGGACATGGTGGACTGCCTGCGGCAGAAGAGTGCCAAGGAGCTGGTAGAGCAGGACATCCAGCCGGCTCGCTACCACGTGGCCTTCGGGCCGGTCATTGATGGGGATGTGATCCCGGATGACCCAGAGATCCTGATGGAGCAGGGCGAGTTCCTCAACTATGATATCATGCTGGGGGTCAACCAGGGTGAGGGGCTTAAGTTTGTGGAGGGTGTGGTCGATCCCGAGGATGGCGTCTCAGGCAGCGACTTTGACTACTCAGTCTCCAACTTTGTAGACAACCTGTATGGATACCCCGAGGGAAAGGACACCTTGCGGGAGACCATCAAGTTCATGTACACAGACTGGGCTGACAGGGACAACCCTGAGACACGTCGCAAGACTCTGGTGGCCCTCTTCACTGACCACCAGTGGGTAGAGCCATCAGTGGTGACAGCTGACCTGCACGCCCGCTATGGCTCCCCCACCTACTTCTACGCCTTCTACCACCACTGCCAGAGCCTGATGAAACCTGCATGGTCCGACGCAGCCCACGGGGATGAGGTGCCTTACGTGTTTGGGATCCCCATGATTGGCCCCACAGACCTCTTTCCCTGCAACTTCTCCAAGAACGATGTCATGCTCAGCGCTGTGGTGATGACCTACTGGACCAACTTCGCCAAGACAGG GGACCCCAACAAGCCCGTGCCCCAGGACACCAAGTTCATCCACACCAAGGCCAACCGGTTTGAGGAGGTGGCCTGGTCCAAGTACAACCCCCGTGACCAGCTGTACCTGCACATCGGGCTGAAGCCACGGGTACGCGACCACTACCGGGCCACCAAGGTGGCTTTCTGGAAGCACCTGGTTCCCCACCTGTACAACCTGCATGATATGTTCCACTACacctccaccaccaccaaagTGCCACCACCTGACACCACACAGAACTCCCACATCACCCGCCGGCCCAATAGCAAGGTCTGGACCACCAAGCGCCCTGCCATCTCACCTGCCTACAACAGCGAGAATGGGAAGGAGAAGTGGAGCCCAGAGCAAGAGGCAGGCACCCTGCTTGAGAGCCCCCGTGACTACTCCACTGAACTGAGTGTCACCATTGCCGTGGGcgcctccctcctcttcctcaacGTGCTGGCCTTCGCCGCCCTCTACTACCGCAAGGACAAGCGCCGGCAGGACACACACCGGCAGCCCAGCCCCCAGCGTGGCGCCTCCAACGACATCGCCCATGCACCTGATGAGGAGATGCCCTCCTTGCAGGTGAGCCAGGGGCACCACGAGTGCGAAGCTGTGCCATCCCACGACACCCTGCGCCTGGCCGCTCTGCCCGACTACACCCTCACCTTGCGCCGCTCTCCGGACGACATCCCGCTTATGACCCCCAACACCATCACCATGATCCCCAACTCGCTGGTGGGGCTGCAGACCCTGCACCCCTACAACACCTTCACCGCCGGCTTCAACAGCACGGGGCTCCCGCACTCACACTCCACCACCAGGGTATAG